From a region of the Panthera uncia isolate 11264 chromosome B1, Puncia_PCG_1.0, whole genome shotgun sequence genome:
- the FGF17 gene encoding fibroblast growth factor 17, translating into MTDQLSRRQIREYQLYSRTSGKHVQVTGRRISATAEDGNKFAKLIVETDTFGSRVRIKGAESEKYICMNKRGKLIGKPSGKSKDCVFTEIVLENNYTAFQNARHEGWFMAFTRQGRPRQASRSRQNQREAHFIKRLYQGQLPFPNHAERQKQFEFVGSAPTRRTKRTRRPQPLT; encoded by the exons ATGACTGACCAGCTGAGCAGGCGGCAGATCCGTGAGTACCAGCTCTACAGCCGGACCAGTGGCAAGCACGTGCAGGTCACCGGGCGTCGCATCTCTGCCACCGCGGAGGACGGCAACAAGTTTG CCAAACTCATAGTGGAGACAGACACGTTTGGAAGCCGTGTGCGCATCAAGGGTGCTGAGAGCGAGAAATACATCTGTATGAACAAGAGGGGCAAGCTCATCGGAAAG CCCAGTGGGAAGAGCAAAGACTGCGTGTTCACAGAGATAGTGCTGGAGAACAACTACACGGCCTTCCAGAATGCCCGGCACGAGGGCTGGTTCATGGCCTTCACCAGGCAGGGTCGGCCCCGCCAGGCTTCCCGCAGCCGCCAGAACCAGCGAGAGGCTCACTTCATCAAGCGCCTCTACCAGGGCCAGTTGCCCTTCCCCAACCACGCTGAAAGGCAGAAGCAGTTTGAGTTTGTGGGCTCAGCCCCCACCCGCCGGACCAAGCGTACTCGGAGGCCACAGCCCCTGACGTAG